The DNA region CGCCGGACGCGGCCGCTCCGGTTCGGCCACCGCCTCCGGCAGGACCGCCGCCCAGACGCCCTGCGCCGCCTCCGCCAGCTCGCGCGCCGCCCGGCCGTTGGCCTCCCTGGCCCGCTCGATCGCCCGCGTCAGCTCCGCCTCGTCGGCACCCGCGCCGACGGTGACCGTCTCCACCCGCACCCGGCCGGACCGGTACGCGCGGTGCAGCTGCCCGGCCTCGCCGCGCAGGCCCTGCGCCTCCTCGTTCAACTCGCCGAGCCGGGCGCGCAGGTCGGCCCGCCGTTCCTCGGCGAGCAGCCGCTCGCGCAGCTCCGCCTGCCGCTGTCGGGCGCGCCGCAGGTTCTCGGCCCGCTGGGCCTCCGCGGCCAACTGCGCGCGCAGCCTGCGGCGGCGCTCGGCCTCCCGGTCGACGTAGGACCACCCGTATCCCGCGGAACTGCTCACCGGCCGCCTTCCGAGCGCGAGTCGTGACGTACGGTGCGGACCGGGAGGTACGGCACCGGTCGGACACCCTACGCGCGCCGTCGAGGCCGGTGCGGGTCGTGACGTCGGAACGACCACGCGAGGACCGGCACCGCCCCCGAGGTGCTGCTGAGTGCCCATCATGCCGCAGATCGCGGAGGGTTGTTCCCGCCTTGCGGGAATGGGTGATCACCCCTCGCACACGCACGGGAGGCGCTAGATTTGCCGCGGGTGAACGGCACGTCCGGCGAGCGGGAGGTGGTGCGCGGTGACACCGACCCAGGTCATGGCGGCCCTGCGGGACCACTGGGACGAGGTGTGGGCCCTGCTCGACGATCCGACCCGGACCGCACTGCTGGGCCTGGTCGAAAGGCTCCCGGAGGACCCCGAACGCGTGTCCCGCAAGATCAGCCGGCTCCTACTGGCGGCCGGCCCGCAGGCGTACGTCCTCTTCGGCGCGTCTACTTCCGACTCCGTACGCTTCATCCCCGGACCGCACGAGGCCCCCGGGCTGCTGGTCGCCCTCGCCGTCTCGCTCCGGGAACTGGGCCGGCGGACGGCCCCCGTCCTCTCGGAGGCCGGGGGCGCGCCGCCCGCCGACCCCGCCTCCCCCCGGCAGGCCGACGAGCAGCAGCTCGCGGACGACCGGCTGCTCGCCACCGGGAACGTCACCGCCGCCGAGTACCGGGCCGGCGGGCACGACCCCGCCGATCCCGACCTGATCCGGCTGACGGACCGCCAGGGCACCGTCCGCCTGCCGTCCTTCCAGTTCGACGGCGCCTCCGGGCACCCGCTCCCGCTGGTCGTGGAGGTCAACCGCCTGCTCGACGCCGACGACGACCCGTGGGGCGTCGCCGACTGGTGGCTGGGCGCCAACTCCTGGCTGGACGCCGTCCCCGCCCGCCTGCTGGGCACCCCCGACGAGCGCTCGCTGCTCGCGGCGGCCCGTGCCGAGATCGCGGAGTGGTGACCGGATGCCCGACGTGAAGGTCCCCGCCCCCACCGCGACCGCCGCCCCGCACCGCGAGGTGCTGCCCGCGGGCACCCTGCTCCACCGCGTCCACCTCGCCGCCTACCCGGCCACGGCGTTCAACCCGAACCCCGCCGACGCGCTCTACGAGGGCGGCCGGTTCTGCTCCTTCCAGGGCGACGGCGAGCACCTGCCGTACCTCTACGCGGGCTTCTCGGAGCGGACGGCCGTGATGGAGACCCTGGTCCGCGGGATCCCGTTCGACGAGAGGGGCTGGCGGCGGATCCGGCGCGCCGCCGTCCGGGGCCGGGTGCTGTCGCAGATCGAGACCACCTGCGACATCCCGCTCGTCGCCCTGATGACCCCGGACCAGCTCGCCGGGGTCCACCAGGACGAGTGGCTGGTCCACTCCACCCCCGAGACGTACGCCCGCACCCGCCGCTGGGCCGCCTGGATCCGCGGCCAGGCGCCGTGGGCGCTCGGCCTGAAGTGGCCGTCCAAGCGCGACCTGGCGAGCGCCGCCTGCATCCTCTACGAGCGCAACGGCGCGGCCGGCCTGGTCAAACCGGCGGGCCCGGAGCCCGTCCCGCTCGACACCGCCGCCGGCGCCGAGCTGCTCAACCGCCTGCTCGCCCCGGCCCGCACCCGGATCGAGCCGCCCCGCCGCCAGGCGCACTGACGGCGGGGGCGGGCTCAGCGAGACAGCCGGGCCCGGAAGAACGGGCCGGGCCCGGCCGGACGGGCCGGATCAGCAGGACGGGCCCGGATCAGTGGGACGGGCCGTGCTCGGAGACCCACCGGGCGGCGATGACCGGCGTGGATGCGGCGGCGAGCGCCAGCAGCCATCCCAGCCAGGTGGGCGGCCAGGCGAACGCCACGACGAGGTCGAGGGCGACGCCCACCACCAGGGGGATCGCCGCCGGGAGGTGCAACCGGGGGTCGAACCGGCGCAGTCGGTGGAGGTCCTCCGCGTTCCCGGCGGTGACCAGGCCCGCCAACAGCCCGCCGAAGAGCCCGAGGATCATGATCCAGAGGCCGGCGATCCCGCTCATCGACGAGTACTCGTGGGACCGGGCGCCCAGGTCGAGCGCGTTCGGCGCGAACATCAGGCTGAGGCCGTCCCCCTGTTCCGGCTCACCGAGGGTCTCGACGTCGTCGAGGGTCATCCGCCGGCTCTCCCCGCCGCCCCACGGGACCTCCACCACCATCCGGGCGTTGAAGACCTGCTGCTCGTTGACGCTCACCCCGGTCCGCCGGGGCTCGGAGAGGATCTCCGCGACGTTCGCCGCGTACGTCCCGCCTCCCGCCCGCAGCACCTGCTGCGTCCAGCGGCCGTCCTCGCCGTCCGGCCCCACCGCGGGAGCCAGCCCGGCCGCGGTCCCGAGCAGCAGCGCGGCGCCCACCAGGAACCCGAAGCAGCGCCCCGGCTTCCGCGCCTTCCCCGCCTTCCCCGCCTTCCGCAGGTCCGGCCGGGGCGGGCGCCGCCGGGCCGCCAGCGAGGCGGCGACCCAGGCCGCCGCGCAGACCAGTGTCACCAGCAGCGGCAGCAGCCGGTCCAGGGTGGAGAGCGCCGCCGCCTCCGGACTCAGCGCGGGCAGCAGGGCCCACACCTCGGTGACGATGACGCCGATCGCCAGCAGCCACCCGGTCAGCCGCGTCCACACCGTACTCACGTTCCCCCCGCATGCGTGATCGAGGTGCGATCGTAGCGATCGGGGAGGTGCCCGCCACGTGCGGGGGGGGGCGGCGCCGCCCGGGGCCGCGAGGCGTCCGTCCGGGGCCCGTGACCGGCGGGTGCCGAGGCCGTCCCCGCCGTCGGGGGTGGACCTACGCGGCCCCCGCCCCGCCGGTCCGTCAGTCCTCGGCGCCCGCCGGCTCCTCGTCCCGCTGGTCCTCCGTCCGTCCGGCCCGCCAGTAGCCCATGAAGCAGACGGCACGCCGGTCGATCCCGCGCTCGCCGACCAGGTGGCGGCGCAGCTCGCGGACGGTCGCCGCCTCACCGGCGATCCACGCGTACGGCTCGCCGGCCGGGAGTTCGGCGGCCCGGACGGCGGCGGGCAGGACCTGGGCGTCCCGGTCGCGGTACAGCCAGGTCACCTCGACGCCGGGCCGGCCGGTGGGCAGGTAGCCCTCCTCGCCCGGTCCCTCGATCTCGGCGAACACCCGCACGGGCAGCCCGGCCGGCAGTTCGTCGAGGATCGCCGCGACGGCGGGCAGCGCGGACTCGTCCCCCGCCAGCAGGACCCAGTCCGCGCCCTGCGGCAGCCGGAACTCCACGCCGCCGGCCTCCTCCACCGCCGGTCCGCAGACCAGCACCCGGTCCCCGGGTGCGGCGGCGACCGCCCAGCGGGAGCCGGGGCCGTGGTCGCCGTGGACGGCGATGT from Kitasatospora sp. NBC_00458 includes:
- a CDS encoding DUF3168 domain-containing protein — its product is MTPTQVMAALRDHWDEVWALLDDPTRTALLGLVERLPEDPERVSRKISRLLLAAGPQAYVLFGASTSDSVRFIPGPHEAPGLLVALAVSLRELGRRTAPVLSEAGGAPPADPASPRQADEQQLADDRLLATGNVTAAEYRAGGHDPADPDLIRLTDRQGTVRLPSFQFDGASGHPLPLVVEVNRLLDADDDPWGVADWWLGANSWLDAVPARLLGTPDERSLLAAARAEIAEW
- a CDS encoding RES family NAD+ phosphorylase, giving the protein MPDVKVPAPTATAAPHREVLPAGTLLHRVHLAAYPATAFNPNPADALYEGGRFCSFQGDGEHLPYLYAGFSERTAVMETLVRGIPFDERGWRRIRRAAVRGRVLSQIETTCDIPLVALMTPDQLAGVHQDEWLVHSTPETYARTRRWAAWIRGQAPWALGLKWPSKRDLASAACILYERNGAAGLVKPAGPEPVPLDTAAGAELLNRLLAPARTRIEPPRRQAH
- a CDS encoding siderophore-interacting protein, whose product is MLFPLQVVRSTRITPHLVRITLAGESLTGFVNGGLDQRIKLLLPQPGQSEPQTPSGEGDFGWYQTWRGMDPAVRPVLRTYTVRAQRRDPDEIDIDIAVHGDHGPGSRWAVAAAPGDRVLVCGPAVEEAGGVEFRLPQGADWVLLAGDESALPAVAAILDELPAGLPVRVFAEIEGPGEEGYLPTGRPGVEVTWLYRDRDAQVLPAAVRAAELPAGEPYAWIAGEAATVRELRRHLVGERGIDRRAVCFMGYWRAGRTEDQRDEEPAGAED